AATTATCCGGGCGGTATCGCTCAGTTGTTGAACGTTGGATAACTTCAACTGAGCGTTGGCCTCCTCGGTTTTACCCCGCAAGGTTTCTTCGAAAGCCAGCCAGACCCGGAATTCGGGCACACTGCTGTCCTCATCGTCCAGATCGAGAGCCCGGCGCGTGATCTCTTCGGCCTGCTCGTACTGTCCCAAAGCCCGTAGGATCAGGGCCGGGGGATGGAAGATCCAGGGAGATTCCGGCTGGCGATTTGGCCAGTCTTCAATCCACTTAGCTCCCTCTTTCAACTCGTTCACTGCTTCGTAGGCCAGCGCCACCTTGGCCCAGCCGCGGTTGTCCCGCTCCAACGTGGGACGGTACTTTTCCAATAGACGGTCCAACCGGGTTCGCTGGTTCGGTTTGGCGCAGGCTTCCACGGCGGCGAAGACCGCTTCCTGACCGATTTCGCCCCGTTCCATCAGTTCGGGAAGTTTACTTTCGAAGTCGTAGTCGTTCTGGGCCGCTTTATGTTCGATCCAGAGCTTACCGACTATTGGCGTCGCTTCGGGCTCATCGATCAATTCGGTGAGCCAGTTATCGACTTCGGCTTTGTAACCCGACTGTTGAAGCGATTCGATCATCTTGTTGACGACCATGGCCGGGGCATTTTCGTCGAGAGCCAGGCTGCGGAAGATATCCCGGCAGCCCTCGGCGTCCTTCTTGCGAGCCGCGAGTCGCAGCGCTCGCAAGCGGATGTAGGGTCCATCGTTGTGTTCCTGCAGGCGGGCCAGCGTACCGTTGGCCGCTTCCAGTTCACCGTCGGCCAGTTGTTCGTCGATCAGATGCAGACCTGCGAAAGCGTAGCTGTTGTCGAGTTCGAAGGCTTTCTGAAAATCGACTTTGGCGCCCCGGCGGTCGCCGCCGTAGAGTTTGGCCTCGCCGCGATAGGCGTGGGAGGCGGGGTTGCCCGGATCCAATTTGACCAGACTTTCCGCGGCCGACAGATATTCCTGATGGTTTCCCGTGGAATCGTACCAGTTCGCCAGTTGCTGCCAGCCCCAGTAATATTCGGGATCTTCTTCGAGAAGCGTTTTCATCGCGGCGATGGCTTCGTCGAGACGATTCTGCGAGCCGAGCACCCAGGCGGACCGGCCACGCAGAGCGAGTGGAATTTCGTCGGGGGGGAACACGTCCGGCTTGCAGGTCTGAAGAGCCTCGTCGTAGCGGCCGAGACGGGAGAGCAGTTCCGCCTTCATGTCGTAGGCCTGGAAGCTGTCCGGTATAGCCGTGATTACCTTGTCCATCATCTGTAGTTTTTCATCGGCTTCGCTGGCCTGGCCACTGGGGCCTTCAATCCAGGACATCAGGATGTAGGGATGGAATTTTGGTTCGGTCTCCAGAATTTCTTTCAGGACCCGATCGACCATCTTGGTATAGCCCGCATTGCGTAACTCGCTGACGGCCGTGTTGATGGGCCAGGTGGAATCGCAGGGCAGGGTACAGACTTCGCGAAGCGCGCTCTCGCCTCCCTCTTCGTCCTGAGTGCGGGCGGCCAGTTGAGCATGGCGGGCCAGAACGAATGGCTGGCCGCTGCCGCCGACATGTTCCTGAAGCACGGCCAGCACCGGTCGAGCCGCTTCGTATTCTTCTTCCTGAATGAGCGAATCGAAAAGCAGCATCCCGGCGTAGGAATATGCGGGAGCCAGTTGTTGCGCTTCGCGCAGATCTTCGTGAGCGCCCTCTTTATCGCCGACCTGCAGCTTGGCTTCGCCGCGCATGGCCAATGCGACCGGACTATCGGGTCGCATTTCCACCAACTTGCGAGTCGCTTCGAGAAACTCTTCCGAGTTGTTCATCTCGTTGTGCCACTCGGCCAGTTGTTGCCAACCCCAGTAGTAGTGCGGTTCGAGGGTGACCAGCGCCTGCATCTCCCGTATCGCCTGAGGCAGGTTCCCCCGGCGTGCTTCGACCCAGGCAGCCCGGCCCTGCAGAATCATGGGCGGATCGGGATCGAAAATCGACGGAGTGGCCGCGGTCTTGGCTTCATCGTAACGGCCGATTTCCGCAAGCCGCTCCGCCTTCATGTCGTAGGCTTCGATGCAGCGTGCGTTCAGTTTGATCGCCCGATTCAGAGCGTCCAGGGCTTCATCGTGATGGGCGGGGCCGGAGAGCATGCGGGCCAGAGCCAACCAGGTGCGGTAGTCGCCGGGCCGCAGGTGGGCGACTTCGCGAACGGTGGTGAGGGCTCGGTCGCCATCTTCCATCCGTTCGGCCCATTCGCCGAGCGCCCGCCAGGCCCATTCGTAGCCAGGGTCGAGTTTCAAAGCGAGGCAGAGACGACTGAAGGCCTCTTCGCTTTCACCGACGTTCCAGAGGTGATCGGCCAGGTAGCCGTGATTGACCGGGTCGAGCGGCGAACGCGCCACTGCCTGTTCCAGCACGACCCGCGCTTCCTCCGGATGAGATTCTTCTAGGCATTCCGAAAGTTCGCGGGCGGCGAAACCCCAGTTCGGCGAAATTTCCAACGCTCGGCGGAGTGCGTTGAGTTGCGTTTCGATGTCTTCGGTAGCTTCGCAGATTTCCGCGAGATCGACCCACAGCCGACTGACCAGCGGGAAAGTTTCGGTGGCCCCTTTAGCCAGTTCCTTGGCTTCTTCCATGCGGCCCGACATCGAGAGCAGCTGAATGGCGACCGACCACGCCTGCCAGATTTCCGGCTTCTCGTCGAGGACATTCTGAACGACGCGAAGAATATCTTCCGGTTCGAGGATCTGCAGAGCCTGATCGCGGTAGGACATCAGCCCTTCGGCCACGACTGGTTGCTTCTGGATTTCTTCCCCGATGAACTCGAGAGCTTCCTTCTTTTCTTCTTCGCCGCGAGCGAGATTGACAAGTTCGCCAATAGCGAGGTCGTTATCGACGGAAAGTCGGATGACCTGTTCGTAAGCTTCGCGGGCCTGTTCGACACGATCGGCCCGAGCATAAACGTGGCCGAGAGTGTAATAGTAAGAAGGACTCTCGGGTTCGATATTCTTGGCGAAATCGAGTTCCACAAGTGCTTCTTCGCAGCGGCCCCGGCTGGCCAGGTGTAACGCCAGTTCCCGATGGGCCCAGGCATCCTCCGGGCAATCGGCAATCATCCGTCGAATAACCGCCTCGGCGGGGAGTTCTTCGTTGCTGCCGCCGGGAGGGATGTTGTCGGAGCGGTGCCACTCGATCAGAAGTTGCTGGAGCGGGTAGAAGTGCGGGAATTTTTTGCAGGCCGCTTCCAGCCCGGCGATCGCGGCCTCCCGGCCTTCCAGATCGGAAACGAGCCGGACTTGACTCCGGTAGGCTTCCAGATTGCGGGGTTCTTGTTCCAGAATCAGACCGTTGTATTTGAACGCGTCCAGGAGTTTGGCTTGCTGGGAAGCCAGTCGGGCCGCGCCGCGAGCGAAGGCAACGGGGCTCAGCCGTTTTTCGGCTTCCGTCATGGCTTCTTCGACTTTGTCGGCATCGTTGAAATTCAGCCGCATCTCGGCCAGGAATAGGTAGAGGTCGCCGACTTCTTCAAGGATGGAAGCTTTATTCCGCTCGGGATCCAAATTGGCCGCGGAAAGTGCCTGTTCCTCGGCCGCAATGGCTTCGCGAATCGCCTGAAAGCCCTGGTCGATTTCGTTCTCTTCAATGTAGGCGTAGAAGAGCGCTCGAGTCGTCTCAGCGGCTCTCGCCTTGGCACGATTGTGACGAGCTTGCAGGAAGCGTTTGGCTTCGGGAGCCTGTCCCTGGCTGCGGGCCGCACGCCAGTAACTCTCGGCAAACTGTTCATCCTTGTCTTCCAGCGCCGCGGCCATGCGATAGACTTCGGTCGCTTCTTCGTATTCGCGCTTTTCCCAGAGCAGGCTGGCTAGCAAATAGTAGGCGCCGGCATTGTGCTGTCGTTTTCGGATCGCCCGGCGCAGGTACGTGATAGCCGGGCTGTAAAGTCGGAAGTCGGCCAGGGCCATTTGAGCAAAATATTGTGCGAATAACGGCTCACCGTCGAATTTTTCGACCTGTTCGTTGGTCAGCCGGTTGCGTTCCTCCCGACGGCCGAGTTCGCGCAGGGAGTTCATCCGGGACAGCTGGAAATTCACATCGTTGGGATAGAGGCTCAGCAGTTGATCGAGTTGTTGAACCGTCCGGGTCGGATTCGCATCGTAACGGGCGAGAGCCAGTCGACCGAGTAAATCCAGCCGCTGATTGCTCGACTCGCGTTCTTTCAGCAGACCGTCCGCGGTAGCGCGGTCGTCTTTGGCCAGGGCCGAGAGTACGCGATAGAGCCGGTCGTATTCCGCACGCTCGACGAAGGGGATTTTTTCAAAGCGATCCGCTTCGGCGGCGGGCAATATGGCCAGGAGCCGGGGACCGATCGAAGCGTAGCGTTCCAGAATCGGGGAGATGGGAGCTTCGTTGGCTTTGCGTTCGCCGTTGTCGATCATCCAGATCGATTCGCGCAATCTGTTGCAGCCCATGGCCACGAAGGAATGGGTGTAGCCGGAATCGACGAGGGTAATCAGGAAGGGGATGCCGTTTTCGAGCAGTGCATACACCGTATCGGGTGCAAATTGAGCTTCCACACAGCTAAACCCGAGCGATTCCAGCCAGGCTCTTTCACGAATGTCGGGAAGACCATCGGAGGGAGGGGTATCGGAAGGTTGGAAAAGCCCTTCGGTCTTGCCCCAGAACTTCGCCAGAAGTTCGGCGGGGGGGGTGTCGACCGGCGATTTGCGAACCGCAACTCCGGCCGGGGTTTGATCGAGCCGAATCGACGCAGGGATTGGGCCGGACAGATTGTTCAGTCGTTCGGCGAACTGAGCGTAAAAGGGCTCCTTGTCCAGCACGGCCAGCGGAGCCTGACTCTTGGCCATTTCCAGATCGCCCAGGAAGAACGCCGTGTCGCAGCGCCGGGCCGCCAGCCATTTCTGGACGTCCTCTTCAAGTAATGGCGACAATTCGGCGTAGCGTTCGTAATTCTTGCGGGCCGCTTCGACCATCCCCAGGTCGAGTTGACCACTGGCCAGATGGGCCACCACGAGGCCGCTCTCGATATGCTCGCAAGCCCGTTCCAAAACTTCCAGTGCTTCCTGCTCCCGACCCATGCGCTGAAGCAGATGAGCTTCGGCCTGCACGCCGGGCCGGAAATAGGGAGAAAGTTCCTGGCTGCGGCGAGCACAGGCGAGGGCTTCCTCATAGCGCTCGGAAAATTCGTAGACGGAGGCTCGTTCGATCAACAGCCACGGCCGGTCGGGGGCAGTGGAATCGGCCCGGTTCAGCAGACGTTCGGCTCGGTCGAAGTCGCGCAGTCGGCCGGCGATGAAGCCTTGCAGGCCGATCCAGTCGGCCCGGACGTTCGGGGCGGCATCGTACCATTCCATGTGCTGGCGCATGAAGCGCCAGGTGGCTAAGGGGCCGAATTTTTCGAAACGGTAGCGGGCGTTGTAGTATATGGCTTCGTGGTAGGTCGGATTATCGCGGAAGGCTCGCAGGTGCAGCCAGTGGCCCAGACGCGGCGCGCCCAATTGGATTACCAGTCGGCCCCCCAGCAGGCGCGCGGCGGGGTTGGACCAATCCTTAATCGGGCCCAGTTCCTGAGCTTTCTTCCATGCCCGAAGATACAGTCCTTTGCCGTACAATTCGCGGACGGGCGCCAGATCCGACAGTGGGATATCCATTCGTTTCCTAAAAGCTTCGTCTTCGATCGGACATTTTCACTTGAAAGGCGGCTCGTGGATTTTCGTGTCGAGCCGAACTTTCAAAAGTAATCGCGGTCCTCCGGGACCATCAGTCGTTCTTTTCCTCTTTTTTAGCAGCATCGGCCAAGGGGCCAATTAAATTTAACATCGTGCCGAGTTGGCTGATGCGAATGGCATAACGGTCGAGAAACTCCGCCAGAGAAAAATCATCGTCCAAGACGGGATTGCCGTCGTCGTCGTGCAGTTTATCGGTTAGTTCCTGAATCAATTTCAGATAGGCGCGTTCGATCATCGGAACGCTTTCCCGGCAGGCGCCCGCCACCAGAGGGAATTCCCCTTCCCAACGCTCCAGCAGCTTTTTCCAGCGGGTATTCCCGTCGTGCTGGGCGTACATCGCCCGGAGGATCATGATCTGTTGCTTTTGCAGTTCCACCACCTGCTTGAGGAGTTCGGTGGAAACGTCGGGCTGCAAAGCGGTAGCCGGAACTATGGAACCGCTCGGCGGTGCAACCTCAATCTGAAAATGCATACGGACCTCGTTCGGCAAATTGGTATACCGCTATTATAGCGAACGGGCAAAGAGAAAACCGGAGTGAACGGGCTATGTGGTCTAGGATATTTGGACTTTCCGATGCGGAACCGGCCCCCGCGGGTCTGCTGGAACATCTCCAGCAATCCGGTTTGAGCGTCCGCGGCCAGTTCCGGGGGGACGACTTGGGCTGGACGGCCGCGGAATTATCGGTCGGCACCGGCACCCCGGTCTATCTGGAGCGCTACCTGGTCAAAGAGGATAACCTCCGGGAGGATCTGAACGTCTGGGCCGGGATTCTGGAAACCTGCGATTACAGCCCTTTTGCCCAGGTTTTAATGGAAAAAGTGATTCAAAGCAAGCAAATGATTACGCTGCGCAAGCCGATTGACCACAACAACGAATCCCAGTTGGAAGATCTGCTCGATTGGACCTGCCGTTGGCTGGCGCAGGCCACGGAGGGGATTTATCAGGTGGATGGGGCCGGCTGGTTCGATGCCAATGGCATGCGGCTGATTGAGGAGTATTGAACTCGCCCCCTCGATTCCTGGCTGAGCCTTCAAACGCTGGATTTCAGTTTTCAAGATCCCAAGGTCTTTCCTTTTTGAAGGCGGCAACGCATTTTTCGTAGGGAGGAGCAGTCAATTTGCCTCCTCTCAAGCCGTAATAACCGACATGCTCCGGCCATTCGAGATCATCGATTTTTTGGGTTTGTATTTCCCAGTAGGAATACCGGCTGACGCCGCACTTTTTGATCATGCTCAGAGCTTTTTTCAATGTCGAAGCCGTAAAAAACACCATCTCGTCAAAGCGAAAATCTTCTTCCGTCCCCATAACCTCGTGATGCAGCACGATGTAAATCTGCATGAATAGCTTCCTTTCGATAAGCGTTAGGGAAGCATTCAAAGAGATTTGAGGTATTTTTCAATCCTCTTCCCGACTGCCGCTTTTCAAGTTGATCATTTCCACACAGACGGCGAATGCCATGGCGAAATAGATGTAGCCTTTATCGATATGCTGGCCGACCGACTCGGCGACTAGCAGCACACCAATTAGAATCAGAAAACTGAGAGCCAGGATTTTCAATGTCGGATGCTTGGCCACGAAATCGCTGATTTTACCTGCGAAGGTCATCATGATGAACATGGCGATGATCATGGCCACGATCATGACCCAGAGTTCTTCCACCATGCCGACGGCGGTAATCACGGAGTCGAGCGAAAAAACGATATCCAGAATGGCAATTTGAATAAGTACCTTGCCGAAGCTCACTGT
The genomic region above belongs to Telmatocola sphagniphila and contains:
- a CDS encoding tetratricopeptide repeat protein, whose product is MDIPLSDLAPVRELYGKGLYLRAWKKAQELGPIKDWSNPAARLLGGRLVIQLGAPRLGHWLHLRAFRDNPTYHEAIYYNARYRFEKFGPLATWRFMRQHMEWYDAAPNVRADWIGLQGFIAGRLRDFDRAERLLNRADSTAPDRPWLLIERASVYEFSERYEEALACARRSQELSPYFRPGVQAEAHLLQRMGREQEALEVLERACEHIESGLVVAHLASGQLDLGMVEAARKNYERYAELSPLLEEDVQKWLAARRCDTAFFLGDLEMAKSQAPLAVLDKEPFYAQFAERLNNLSGPIPASIRLDQTPAGVAVRKSPVDTPPAELLAKFWGKTEGLFQPSDTPPSDGLPDIRERAWLESLGFSCVEAQFAPDTVYALLENGIPFLITLVDSGYTHSFVAMGCNRLRESIWMIDNGERKANEAPISPILERYASIGPRLLAILPAAEADRFEKIPFVERAEYDRLYRVLSALAKDDRATADGLLKERESSNQRLDLLGRLALARYDANPTRTVQQLDQLLSLYPNDVNFQLSRMNSLRELGRREERNRLTNEQVEKFDGEPLFAQYFAQMALADFRLYSPAITYLRRAIRKRQHNAGAYYLLASLLWEKREYEEATEVYRMAAALEDKDEQFAESYWRAARSQGQAPEAKRFLQARHNRAKARAAETTRALFYAYIEENEIDQGFQAIREAIAAEEQALSAANLDPERNKASILEEVGDLYLFLAEMRLNFNDADKVEEAMTEAEKRLSPVAFARGAARLASQQAKLLDAFKYNGLILEQEPRNLEAYRSQVRLVSDLEGREAAIAGLEAACKKFPHFYPLQQLLIEWHRSDNIPPGGSNEELPAEAVIRRMIADCPEDAWAHRELALHLASRGRCEEALVELDFAKNIEPESPSYYYTLGHVYARADRVEQAREAYEQVIRLSVDNDLAIGELVNLARGEEEKKEALEFIGEEIQKQPVVAEGLMSYRDQALQILEPEDILRVVQNVLDEKPEIWQAWSVAIQLLSMSGRMEEAKELAKGATETFPLVSRLWVDLAEICEATEDIETQLNALRRALEISPNWGFAARELSECLEESHPEEARVVLEQAVARSPLDPVNHGYLADHLWNVGESEEAFSRLCLALKLDPGYEWAWRALGEWAERMEDGDRALTTVREVAHLRPGDYRTWLALARMLSGPAHHDEALDALNRAIKLNARCIEAYDMKAERLAEIGRYDEAKTAATPSIFDPDPPMILQGRAAWVEARRGNLPQAIREMQALVTLEPHYYWGWQQLAEWHNEMNNSEEFLEATRKLVEMRPDSPVALAMRGEAKLQVGDKEGAHEDLREAQQLAPAYSYAGMLLFDSLIQEEEYEAARPVLAVLQEHVGGSGQPFVLARHAQLAARTQDEEGGESALREVCTLPCDSTWPINTAVSELRNAGYTKMVDRVLKEILETEPKFHPYILMSWIEGPSGQASEADEKLQMMDKVITAIPDSFQAYDMKAELLSRLGRYDEALQTCKPDVFPPDEIPLALRGRSAWVLGSQNRLDEAIAAMKTLLEEDPEYYWGWQQLANWYDSTGNHQEYLSAAESLVKLDPGNPASHAYRGEAKLYGGDRRGAKVDFQKAFELDNSYAFAGLHLIDEQLADGELEAANGTLARLQEHNDGPYIRLRALRLAARKKDAEGCRDIFRSLALDENAPAMVVNKMIESLQQSGYKAEVDNWLTELIDEPEATPIVGKLWIEHKAAQNDYDFESKLPELMERGEIGQEAVFAAVEACAKPNQRTRLDRLLEKYRPTLERDNRGWAKVALAYEAVNELKEGAKWIEDWPNRQPESPWIFHPPALILRALGQYEQAEEITRRALDLDDEDSSVPEFRVWLAFEETLRGKTEEANAQLKLSNVQQLSDTARIIYTLTETLILVQQTSPKHRRGAFDEARRRVKECIFTYAPKVKSPDLSKSYQRFIRCLAKEVGGIEAWLWSMKQKINPPV
- a CDS encoding TerC family protein; this encodes MEIVLGIDNIIFLAIVAGRLPREKQPRARKLGLIAALGTRILLLCSLSFLLGLTKPLFTLPELPFLADADAREISLRDLILLAGGLFLIGKSVMEMHESIEDENSATDEKKPLPRTVSFGKVLIQIAILDIVFSLDSVITAVGMVEELWVMIVAMIIAMFIMMTFAGKISDFVAKHPTLKILALSFLILIGVLLVAESVGQHIDKGYIYFAMAFAVCVEMINLKSGSREED